From Marivirga harenae, one genomic window encodes:
- a CDS encoding ribbon-helix-helix protein, CopG family, which produces MKNEEVKENTLYCRLDKLTMDTLDDYAYETGLSKSQIVREAIRRLIHETITTGNLSINMYVKQPDLSPD; this is translated from the coding sequence ATGAAAAACGAAGAAGTAAAAGAAAACACATTATACTGCAGACTGGATAAATTGACCATGGATACCTTGGATGATTATGCGTATGAGACTGGACTAAGCAAATCGCAAATCGTAAGAGAGGCTATAAGGAGATTGATCCATGAAACCATAACCACTGGAAATTTAAGCATAAATATGTACGTTAAACAGCCTGATCTGTCTCCTGATTAA
- a CDS encoding recombinase family protein — protein MKFALYARVSTADGRQNTENQTRVLIDYAKKQGWEYDLYEEQESTRKTRPTKAKMLSLLRAGKYSGIAVVKLDRYARSSTELLLEVQELLDRGLEFHSINENLDFSTATGKLHFHILSAFAEFERDLIRQRTIEGLNRARSQGKKVGRPAGAKDKKKRKTDGYVLREARRKLQL, from the coding sequence ATGAAATTTGCACTTTATGCCAGAGTATCGACAGCAGATGGTCGTCAAAATACTGAGAATCAAACACGGGTATTAATAGACTATGCTAAGAAGCAAGGGTGGGAATACGATCTCTACGAAGAGCAGGAAAGCACCAGAAAAACAAGACCTACCAAGGCAAAAATGTTATCGCTCCTACGTGCAGGTAAATATAGTGGTATTGCTGTGGTCAAATTGGATAGATACGCTCGCTCTTCAACCGAATTACTTTTGGAAGTACAAGAGTTACTTGATAGAGGATTAGAATTTCATTCCATCAATGAAAATCTAGATTTCAGTACAGCTACAGGTAAACTTCATTTTCATATCTTAAGTGCTTTTGCAGAATTTGAACGAGACCTCATTAGGCAGCGTACCATTGAAGGACTTAATCGAGCCAGATCACAAGGCAAGAAGGTAGGCAGACCAGCAGGTGCTAAAGATAAAAAGAAAAGAAAAACCGATGGTTACGTGTTGCGAGAAGCTAGAAGGAAGTTGCAACTATAG
- a CDS encoding site-specific integrase, with protein MMLKSVKTSFWLVKSKQNKKRKCPIYMRITLPNSIAMVSTGFYITPSYWDKKRMKVKGSSQELSTINKTLNTMAADTQRAAFELHTEGRQLSAHIIKDKLTGKNQKSTTLLSGFQQHLDHIESLLGKDFSKPTYSKYSNTYLRISQYIKHRWGRNDVHLFELDHEFLSKFIDFLKTEYDNSQTTCYKHYQRFTRVVRILVSRGYLDRYPFEGFKIKLPKNKVEFLTIEEINKIAACSFDIDRLEIVKDLFVFSCYSGLAFKEVENLEPKHILQEDNEVWIKIVRQKTGNEFKIPLLPKAVEILEKYKNHPVSIKRKKCLPIPSNQKFNAYLKEIGDVAGISKKLHHHLARKSFSVSVVLQNSVPIETLSLLLGHSSIKVTVDAYSAITDEKIKKDFAVLKSNLNNPVTN; from the coding sequence ATGATGTTAAAATCAGTTAAAACGAGTTTTTGGTTAGTTAAATCTAAGCAAAACAAGAAGAGGAAATGTCCCATCTACATGAGGATCACCCTTCCCAATTCCATAGCCATGGTATCTACAGGCTTTTATATTACCCCTTCCTATTGGGACAAAAAGCGTATGAAAGTGAAAGGAAGTAGTCAGGAGTTAAGCACTATAAACAAAACTCTAAATACAATGGCAGCAGACACTCAAAGAGCAGCCTTTGAACTACATACCGAAGGTAGACAACTAAGTGCACATATAATTAAGGATAAACTTACTGGCAAAAACCAGAAGTCCACTACCCTTCTTTCAGGGTTTCAGCAGCACCTTGATCATATAGAAAGTCTTTTGGGAAAAGACTTTTCAAAGCCAACTTATAGTAAATATTCAAATACTTATCTGAGAATCAGCCAATACATTAAGCACCGATGGGGTAGAAATGATGTGCATTTATTTGAGCTTGATCATGAATTTTTATCAAAATTTATTGATTTTCTCAAAACAGAATATGACAACTCTCAGACTACCTGTTATAAACATTACCAAAGATTCACTCGGGTTGTCAGGATTCTAGTCAGCCGTGGATATTTAGATAGGTATCCGTTTGAGGGATTTAAAATAAAACTACCAAAGAATAAAGTAGAGTTTTTGACAATTGAAGAAATCAACAAAATAGCCGCATGTAGCTTCGATATTGACAGATTAGAAATTGTAAAGGATTTATTTGTTTTTTCATGTTACTCAGGCTTAGCTTTCAAAGAAGTAGAAAACTTAGAACCAAAACATATCCTTCAGGAAGACAATGAAGTCTGGATAAAAATAGTACGACAAAAAACTGGAAATGAGTTTAAAATCCCACTCTTACCAAAGGCAGTTGAGATATTAGAGAAGTACAAAAATCACCCCGTTTCAATCAAACGGAAAAAATGTCTACCAATTCCTAGCAACCAAAAGTTTAATGCCTACCTAAAAGAAATTGGTGACGTTGCTGGCATCAGCAAAAAGCTACATCATCACCTTGCAAGAAAAAGTTTTTCGGTATCCGTAGTGCTGCAGAACTCAGTGCCGATAGAAACTCTCAGCTTGCTACTTGGGCACAGTTCCATTAAAGTTACAGTAGACGCTTATTCAGCAATCACCGATGAAAAGATCAAAAAGGATTTTGCAGTGCTAAAAAGTAATTTAAATAATCCAGTTACTAACTAA
- a CDS encoding type I restriction-modification system subunit M: protein MTNFSQTANLIWDIAELLRGDFKQSDYGKVILPLTVIRRLDCVLEPTKDKVLEQYPKVQAMDVQNIDPILNNKSGYNFHNHSKYDFDKLVADPENIAQNLNDYIAGFSENARDIIEHFSFDVQIAKLEEHNLLFMVVKRFQEVDLHPDVIDNTHMGYLYEELIRRFSELSNETAGEHYSPREIIRLMVNILFLNDRDILTKKGVVKTAYDVCAGTGGMLSVAEEYLHELNPDARLEVFGQELNPESYAICKSDMMVKAQSTKNIALGNSLSKDVFPNKKFDYLLTNPPFGVQWKKVQKEIKEEHKNLGFSGRFGAGLPRVSDGSLLFLMHLISKMKQDEEGSRIGIVLNGSPLFTGSAGSGESDIRKWIIENDMLESVVALPDQIFYNTGIYSYLWFLTNRKEKHRKGKVQLINAVDLYKKMGKSLGNKRHVITDEQIEELTQIYGAYQAGEHCKIFDNEDFGYTRITIERPERDKDGEIITNKKGEVKVDTSLRDTEDVPLKEDIEEYFEREVKPHVPDAWINHSKSKVGYEINFTRYFYEYKPLRNLEDIRADILALEEVTEGMIKEVLD from the coding sequence ATGACCAATTTTTCACAAACTGCCAATCTGATTTGGGATATCGCTGAACTCCTTCGGGGAGACTTTAAACAGTCTGATTACGGTAAGGTAATCCTTCCATTAACTGTAATCAGACGACTTGATTGTGTGCTAGAACCTACAAAGGACAAGGTATTAGAGCAGTACCCAAAGGTACAAGCAATGGACGTGCAGAATATCGATCCGATACTAAATAATAAGTCTGGTTATAATTTCCACAACCATTCTAAATACGACTTTGACAAGCTGGTGGCTGACCCTGAAAATATAGCACAAAACCTTAACGACTATATTGCTGGTTTTTCAGAAAACGCTCGTGATATAATTGAGCACTTTTCTTTTGATGTACAAATCGCCAAACTAGAAGAACATAATCTGCTCTTCATGGTGGTCAAGAGATTTCAGGAGGTTGACCTACACCCTGATGTGATAGACAATACACATATGGGTTATCTTTATGAGGAACTCATTAGGAGATTCTCTGAACTTTCTAACGAGACGGCTGGTGAGCACTATAGCCCAAGAGAGATCATTCGGTTGATGGTCAATATTCTCTTCTTAAACGACCGTGATATTTTGACAAAAAAGGGTGTTGTGAAGACAGCCTATGATGTATGTGCAGGTACTGGTGGCATGCTATCAGTAGCAGAAGAATACCTCCATGAATTAAACCCAGATGCTCGACTTGAAGTTTTTGGGCAGGAGTTGAATCCTGAATCTTATGCTATCTGTAAATCAGATATGATGGTGAAAGCCCAAAGTACTAAGAATATTGCTCTAGGTAACAGCCTTTCCAAAGATGTTTTTCCAAACAAGAAATTTGACTACTTATTAACTAACCCACCCTTTGGAGTACAGTGGAAAAAAGTGCAAAAAGAAATTAAAGAAGAGCACAAAAACCTTGGGTTCTCTGGACGTTTCGGTGCTGGCTTACCTCGTGTTTCTGATGGTTCTTTACTTTTCTTAATGCACCTGATCTCTAAGATGAAGCAGGATGAGGAAGGCTCAAGAATAGGAATAGTATTAAACGGCAGTCCTTTATTTACGGGCAGTGCAGGTTCTGGTGAAAGTGACATCAGAAAGTGGATCATTGAGAACGATATGCTAGAATCTGTAGTAGCCTTGCCTGACCAGATATTCTACAATACTGGTATTTACTCCTATTTATGGTTTTTAACAAATAGAAAGGAAAAGCACCGAAAAGGCAAAGTCCAGTTGATCAACGCAGTTGACTTGTATAAAAAGATGGGTAAATCGCTAGGCAATAAACGTCATGTAATTACCGATGAACAGATTGAAGAATTGACTCAAATATATGGAGCATATCAAGCAGGTGAGCATTGCAAAATATTTGATAACGAAGATTTTGGCTATACACGCATCACCATCGAACGACCAGAGCGAGACAAAGACGGTGAGATAATAACCAATAAAAAAGGTGAAGTAAAGGTAGACACAAGTCTGAGAGATACGGAAGATGTTCCTTTAAAGGAAGATATAGAAGAGTACTTTGAACGAGAGGTTAAGCCTCATGTGCCTGACGCATGGATCAATCACAGCAAGAGCAAGGTAGGCTATGAAATCAACTTCACCAGATATTTTTACGAGTACAAGCCACTTCGGAACTTGGAAGACATTAGAGCCGACATACTTGCTCTAGAAGAAGTAACAGAGGGTATGATTAAGGAGGTGCTGGATTGA
- a CDS encoding restriction endonuclease subunit S, protein MERYKSLKKTGVNWLGDIPENWEVKKIKHNTYVKGRVGWKGLKSDEFLTQGYSYLITGTDFKNDSISWDNCYYIDQNRYEDDPYIQLQNGDLLITKDGTIGKVALVKKLDKPACLNSGIFLIRPLNEEYLTEYMFWILKSNSFATFIEYKETGSTIKHLYQNVFEEFKYPLPPKSEQTQIAKFLDYKTQQIDSLIEKKERLIELLKGERTAMINHAVTKGLNPDVPMKDSGIEWLGEIPEQWQVSKLKNYSLRIGDGLHSTPQYVDKSEYYFVNGNNLANGQIIFTPKTRNVDKNEFEKHHIDLGDNTLLISINGTIGNLALYRGEKIILGKSACYINLTTEVSREFLYYFFQSNYVSNFLTIELTGTTIYNLSLESVRNMKIVIPAVNEQYQIVNRLEKLLNKLDQTSQNVKKEISLLKEYKTSLIDEAVTGKIDVRDYNLEKEAVS, encoded by the coding sequence ATGGAAAGATATAAATCATTAAAAAAAACTGGAGTCAATTGGCTTGGTGATATACCTGAAAATTGGGAAGTAAAGAAGATCAAACACAACACCTATGTTAAAGGTAGAGTTGGTTGGAAAGGCTTAAAATCTGATGAGTTTCTAACACAAGGTTACTCATACCTGATCACTGGTACTGACTTTAAAAATGATAGCATTAGTTGGGACAATTGTTATTATATAGACCAAAATAGATATGAAGACGACCCATATATTCAACTGCAAAATGGTGATTTATTAATTACCAAGGATGGAACAATTGGAAAGGTTGCATTAGTGAAGAAATTAGATAAACCAGCTTGCTTAAATAGCGGAATCTTTTTAATAAGACCACTCAATGAAGAGTATCTTACAGAATATATGTTTTGGATTTTAAAGTCGAATTCATTTGCAACTTTTATAGAGTACAAAGAAACGGGTTCTACTATTAAGCATCTCTACCAAAATGTGTTTGAGGAATTTAAGTATCCTTTACCTCCAAAGAGTGAACAAACCCAAATAGCCAAATTCCTCGACTACAAAACCCAGCAGATTGATTCTTTAATTGAAAAAAAAGAAAGGCTCATCGAACTACTCAAAGGAGAGCGAACAGCTATGATCAACCATGCGGTAACCAAGGGTTTAAACCCTGATGTGCCGATGAAAGATTCTGGTATTGAATGGCTGGGGGAGATACCTGAGCAATGGCAAGTTTCGAAATTAAAGAACTACTCTTTGAGGATTGGTGACGGACTGCACTCTACGCCTCAATACGTTGACAAATCTGAATACTATTTTGTTAACGGAAACAATTTAGCGAATGGTCAAATAATATTTACGCCAAAAACAAGAAATGTTGATAAGAACGAATTTGAGAAACATCATATTGATTTGGGTGACAATACTCTACTTATTTCAATTAACGGAACTATAGGGAATTTAGCCCTTTACAGGGGAGAGAAAATTATACTCGGTAAGAGTGCATGCTATATCAATCTTACCACAGAGGTATCAAGAGAGTTCCTTTACTATTTCTTTCAATCGAACTACGTAAGTAATTTTTTAACTATTGAACTAACGGGAACGACTATTTATAACCTCTCTTTGGAATCCGTTCGAAATATGAAAATCGTTATTCCTGCAGTCAATGAACAGTATCAAATAGTTAATCGACTTGAGAAGTTATTGAATAAATTGGATCAAACTTCACAAAATGTTAAAAAGGAAATAAGTCTTTTAAAAGAATATAAAACCTCATTAATCGATGAAGCAGTAACAGGGAAAATTGATGTCAGAGATTATAACTTAGAAAAAGAAGCAGTTAGCTAA
- a CDS encoding helix-turn-helix domain-containing protein, with protein sequence MGQTSNKKTRSKVEIPDFAKHQLVSIGVRVKQLREEKTGDSYEVFAVKNGINRISQYRMEAGSNFQMVNLLKVCKGLGVSLEDFFKGL encoded by the coding sequence ATGGGACAGACCTCAAATAAAAAGACACGAAGCAAAGTAGAGATTCCTGATTTCGCTAAGCACCAACTAGTTAGTATAGGTGTTAGAGTTAAACAGTTGCGAGAAGAAAAAACTGGTGACAGTTACGAAGTCTTTGCAGTAAAGAATGGGATAAACCGTATCAGTCAATACAGGATGGAGGCAGGTTCTAATTTTCAGATGGTCAACTTATTAAAAGTCTGTAAAGGGCTAGGGGTGTCATTGGAAGACTTTTTTAAAGGACTATAA